A genomic stretch from uncultured Cohaesibacter sp. includes:
- a CDS encoding winged helix-turn-helix transcriptional regulator: MPRKSSKLDRIDLHILDELQKNARITNKALSEIVGLSPSPCLQRVKRLEDIGLISGYLGLINLEALCRHVTVIATITIRDHDHSIFSTFEKAIAELPDVVECLKMSGSFDYLVRFVCTDIQRYHAVTEDLLVQVGGKMQIASHVVLDQTKQYHGVDLEELVHG; the protein is encoded by the coding sequence GTGCCGCGCAAAAGCTCCAAACTCGATCGAATTGATCTTCATATTCTGGATGAACTCCAGAAAAACGCCCGTATCACCAACAAGGCGCTCTCGGAAATCGTGGGGTTGTCACCCAGCCCCTGCCTACAGCGGGTCAAGCGGCTGGAAGATATCGGCTTGATCAGTGGCTATCTGGGCCTGATCAATCTGGAGGCTCTGTGCCGCCATGTCACCGTGATCGCGACAATCACGATACGAGATCACGATCACTCCATTTTCTCGACCTTCGAGAAGGCCATCGCCGAGCTGCCAGACGTTGTTGAATGCCTCAAGATGAGTGGTTCGTTTGATTATCTGGTGCGGTTTGTTTGCACTGACATCCAGCGCTATCATGCCGTAACCGAGGATCTTCTGGTGCAAGTGGGCGGCAAGATGCAGATCGCCAGCCATGTTGTTCTGGATCAGACCAAACAATATCATGGGGTGGATCTGGAAGAACTCGTGCACGGATAA
- a CDS encoding FeoA family protein, whose product MIATLNDLTTGDHGRITKLDVSNRAYKQQLMAMGLTRGAEFTVMRIAPLGDPIEIKVRGSALSLRKSDTIGVQIETEDR is encoded by the coding sequence ATGATTGCTACTCTCAATGATCTCACGACTGGAGATCATGGTCGTATCACCAAGCTGGATGTATCCAACCGAGCCTATAAACAGCAATTGATGGCCATGGGTTTGACCCGTGGTGCAGAATTCACGGTTATGCGCATCGCGCCTCTTGGTGATCCAATCGAAATCAAAGTCCGCGGCAGTGCGCTGTCCTTGCGCAAATCCGATACCATCGGTGTCCAGATCGAGACCGAAGACCGCTAG